One Watersipora subatra chromosome 4, tzWatSuba1.1, whole genome shotgun sequence genomic window carries:
- the LOC137393969 gene encoding uncharacterized protein, translating into MAQTSTAVSDLVLALSSFYAAYRINGHPFQSFYGLLVIGLAASLGAFRFALTNPSLDLIDAHKVFSWLGSIVGVPLLTAGLFKHHGYTDITLIFTYVPLGFLFLYKILPQAARDCGNAALSVVSVLSMVLICSIAWNVYGIASSLVIIFAAGTGTDGLRFGVPNVDLFHYLLATSNICYMYAVKF; encoded by the exons ATGGCACAGACCTCTACAGCAGTTTCTGATCTAGTTCTTGCACTATCGAGCTTTTATGCAGCATATCGCATAAATGGCCACCCATTTCAGTCATTTTACGGGTTGCTAGTCATTGGATTGGCAGCAAGTTTGGGAGCTTTCAGATTCGCTCTAACAAATCCAA GTTTAGACCTCATCGACGCTCATAAAGTTTTTTCGTGGCTGGGAAGCATTGTAGGAGTGCCACTTCTAACAGCAGGACTGTTCAAGCACCATGGCTATACAGACATTACCTTAATCTTCACTTATGTTCctttaggatttttatttttatacaagaTACTGCCCCAAGCTGCTAGAGATTGTGGCAATGCTGCTCTTTCTGTAGTTTCAGTTCTTTCAATGGTGCTCATCTGCAGTATTGCATGGAATGTGTATGGAATTGCATCTAGTTTGGTTATAATCTTTGCTGCAGGTACAGGTACAGATGGATTGAGGTTTGGCGTGCCCAATGTTGACTTGTTTCATTATTTGCTTGCTACCAGCAATATATGCTATATGTATGCAGTCAAATTTTAA
- the LOC137394654 gene encoding UPF0728 protein-like, which produces MDGSKKHVSVLYGPYSSCGVVTHRTDRLDGLQTLLKSNGHKVDLNEMADRNSVQLWVKGELVYQCSITDLEFGGDGLMDPLCSEALKAVDRAF; this is translated from the exons ATGGATGGCTCGAAAAAGCACGTCTCAGTCTTATATGGACCTTATTCCTCTTGTGGAGTAGTGACACACAGAACAGACAGACTTGATGGGTTACAGA CCTTGCTGAAATCAAATGGACACAAGGTCGACCTGAATGAAATGGCAGACAGGAATTCAGTGCAATTATGGGTAAAAGGAGAATTAGTCTACCAGTGCAGCATAACCGACTTAGAGTTTG GAGGCGATGGACTGATGGATCCACTTTGCTCAGAGGCGTTGAAGGCAGTAGACAGAGCTTTTTGA